In Cellulomonas wangsupingiae, the genomic window CCGGGTGGCGCGGTGAGCGGCCGGGCACGGCGCGCGGCGCGGCGGGCACCTGCGTGCGTGGCCCGGCGCCGCGACGACGACGGCCAGGTGATGATCCTGTCGCTGGGCTTCGCCGTGCTGGCGATCCTCCTGGTCCTGGTCGTCACGGCCGCGACCGGTGTGCACCTGGACCGCAAGCGCCTGCTGGCGCTGGCGGACCTGGCGGCGCTGTCCGCGGCGGACGAGGTGAGCACCCGGTACTTCGCCGGGCCCCAGGAGCGCGGCCCGGGCGGGGTCCCGCTGACCGACGAGACGGTCCGCGCGGCGGTCGAGAAGTACGTGCGTGACCACCCCGAGCCGGCGGCCGCGTGGGACGGCGTGCGGGTGCTCGAGGCCACGACACCCGACGGACGCTCGGCGGTCGTGCGGCTGGGAGCCATGACGCGGCCTCCCGTGATGACGTGGGTCCTGGCGCCGTGGACGGACGGGGTCCTGCTGGAGGTCGAGGCGAGCGCACGTGCGTCGTGAGGTCCGCACGCTCACGGACCCGGCGTCGACGGGTGAGTGCGGCTTCACCCGGCCGCGGCCGCGGGAAGGGGCCCGAAACGGGTTCGCGACGGCTCATCGCCTGGCATGGTATGGCGCATGTCACGCACCGGGTTCTTCTCTCGACTCAGCGCCGTCGGGCTCGTCGTTCTCACCACCGTGCTCGGAGCTGTCACGCCCGCGTCCGGTGCGACGGGCTGCCAGGTGGACGCCAACGTGGGTCGAGACCCCTCGAAGCCGGCGATCGCGGTGTTCCGTAGCGGGACCTGGTACGTCCGGGGCTCGTTGACGTCGGGCGCGGCCGACCTCTGCTTCGTGTTCGGCCAGGCCGGGGACCAACCGGTGGTCGGGGACTGGGACGGCGACGGGCAGCCCACCCCTGGAGTGTTCCGGCCGAGCACGGGTACGTGGTACCTGAGCAACTCCACCTTCGCGCAGAGCGGAGCGGACATCGTGCTGGGATACGGGTCGCCCGGGGATGTGGCGTTCACGGGCGACTGGGACAACAACGGCACTGACACCGTCGGGATCTACCGCCCGAGCAACCGCGGCTTCTACCTACGCAATGCCAACACCTCGGGCAAGGCTGACGGCACGTTCTATTGGGGGCTGCCCGGGGATGTGCCGCAGTATCAGGGTCCGGGCGTGTTGACGCTCTTCCGACCGTCGAGCTCGACGTGGTACTTCCTGGAACCGCTCGACGTGAACAACCCGGGCGCGGTCAGGACCCAGGTCTGGGGACAACCCGGCGACGTTCCGCTGGCCGGGCCCTGGGGCATGGGCTCGTGCGGCGTTATGCACTGCTTCATCGGGTCTCCCTCCGCAGGCATCTACCGACCCTCCACCGGGGAGTGGCACCTCGCCTGGTACGAGGCCGGCGAGACGAACTGGGTTCTGCAGTTCGGCGACCCCACCGATGTTCGGGTCGGCTTTCCCGCCTGGGAAGGCCGCTGACCGACTCTCCCGGGTAGGTGAGCATCAGGCCAGGGGCCCGGACGCGGGGTACCCGAGCTCGAACCAGGCACCGTCCCCGTCGCGTGCGCGGCCGGGACTCAGCGCCGCGCGAGCTGCGCCGGCGCCGTGGACGGACGCCGGTGCCGTCGACGAGCTCCTGGCGTGGCGCTGGACTCAGGGGCACCGTCGATGCGTGGTGCGCCCGACGCCGGCGGCAGTGGTGCGACGGTAGGGAGACCGATTCCCGACGAGCTGCGCGTCGCCACTGCCGGTTGCCGTAGTTGTGCCCGGCCGCGTGGGGGGCCACGATCGACGTGTCGTCGGACGTCGGGGGGCGCGATGGGCACGCATGTCGTGGTGGGGTACGACGGATCGGCGGAGGGGGTCGCCGCGGTCCGCTGGGCAGCGCGGGAGGCGGCGCGGCTGGACGCACCGCTGCAGGTCGTCCACGTGTGGGGGCTCTCGGGGCAGCTCGACCTGCCGCCGCTGGGCACGGCCTCGGCGTACGTGCGCGCCGGTGCGCAGGAGGTCGCCGACGAGGGCGGCACCGTCGCGCTCGAGGCCGCGCCGGGGCTCGACGTGAGCGTGGTCCTCGCCGACGGCCCGCCCGCCCAGGCGCTCGTCGACCGCGCGGCGGGCGCGACCTACCTGGTCGTCGGTCGCCAGGGCGCGGGCCGGCTGTCGGGGATCCTCATGGGCTCGGTCGCGCTGGGCACCGTGCAGCACGCGGGCTGTCCCGTGGTGGTCGTGCCGCGCACCCAGGTGGAGCCGCTGAGCACGGGACGGGTCGTGGTCGGGGTCGACGGGTCGTCCGCAGCTCTCGGTGCCGTGGTCGCCGCCGCGCGGCACGCCGTCGTCACGGGCGACCGGCTGGTCGTCGTCACCGCCTGGCGCAGCCCCGTGCACGGCCGCGCCCTGGCCTCGTGGCTGCGGGAGCAGCCCGACGTGGCGCCCGACGACCTGGCACGTGACGCGGCGCGCCGCGCGCAGGAGCCGGCGGTCGCCCTCCTCGCCGAGCAGTTCCCCGGGCTCGAGGTGGAGCCCGTCGTGGAGGAGGGGCCGGCCGCGCACGTGCTGGCGCAGCACGCCGAACGGGCGGACCTGCTGGTCGTGGGCACGCGTGGCCGCGGCGGGATCGCGGGTCTCGTCCTCGGCTCCGTGAGCCAGTGGCTCGTCGCGCGGGCGGCGTGCCCGGTGCTGGTGTCGCGCGTGGGGGTCGACACCGGACCGGGGGAGCGGGCCCGGTCCTGATCGCGGTCAGCGCGGGGCGGGCCCGGTGCTGCCACGCACGACGAGCTCGACCGGGATCATGACCGTGCGTGGCCGGCCGGCGTCGTCCTCACCGCGCGCCCGCGCCATGGCGTCCGCCAGCGCGCGCGCCGCGGCGTGCCCCTTCGCGACGAAGTCCTGACGCATAGTCGTCAGCGCCGGCGTGACGGAACCGGCCAGGAACGAGTCGTCGAAGCCGACGACGGACAGGTCGTCGGGCACGGTGCGGCCCGTCGCCTGGGCCGCCCGCACGAGCGAGGCGCCCATGAGGTCGGAGAAGCAGACGACGCCGGTCGGCGCGTCGGACCCACCGAGGAGGTCGCGCACACCGGGGTCGACGTCCTGCGGGTGGTTGTCGACGACGTCGTACACGCGCGCGGTCAGGCCGGCTGCCTCGACCGCGGCGACGGCACCGCGGGCGCGCTCGCGCGCGACGTGGTTCGGGTTGTCGGACAGCGGCGCCGTGCGCCACCCGGGGGCGGTGCGGGTCGGGTCCATCGTGAGGACCGCGATGTCGCGGTGCCCCAGGGCGAGCAGGTGCTCGACCGCGAGGCGGCCGCCGCCCGCGTCGTCGAGGACCACGCCGGGGCTGCCCGGCAACGGTGCCTGGTCGACGAACACGAGCGGCAGCCGGCGACGCGCCAACCAGTCCACGGCCTCCGTCTCACCGGCGCAGCCGTACACGACGGCCGCGTCTACCGGCAGGTCGCGTGCGTGGAGGTGCCCGCCCACGCTCTGGGCCGGGATGAGGGAGACGGTGAGTCCGGCGGGTGCGAGCTCCTCGGCCAGTGCCCCGAAGAACGCCGACGCGGCCGGGTCACGGAACGCCTCGCCGAGGGAGTCGGTCAGCACGACGCCGACGGCCCCGGTGCTGCGGCGCGCGAGGGCGCGGGCGGTCGGGTCCGGCCCGACGTAGCCGAGGTCCGCGGCGGCGTCGAGGATGCGTGCGCGCAGCGCCGCCGAGAGCTGGTCGGGTCGCGAGAACGCGTTGGACACCGTCATCCGGCTGACGCCCACCGCGTCGGCCACGGTCTGCAGCGTCACGCGGCCCACGTCGGCCCCGTCCTCGTCCGTGCCCCGGGCTGCCTCACGCCCCCCAGCGTAGGGCGGGTGCGGTGTGACGGGTGGCCCGTGCAGCGCCGCCCACGTCGCGGCGGGCGTCGGGAGCAGGCTCACGACCGGGTCTGGCCGTGCGGGGCGGCGAGATCGCCGCCGCCGGGGGCGAGGGTGTCCGCGAGCCGACGCAGGGTGCCGGCCGCCGCCAGCCGCGTGCGCGGTGGGCGGTGGGCCCGCGTGCGCCGGGCGTGGGCGCGACGCTCGGCGCGCAGCTCGGCGCTCGTGGGCTCGACGGTGGGCGCGTCCGCCCACGCGCTCGTCGCGCGCAGCCGGGCGGCGCGGACGCTGATGAACGCGGTGCCGATGTTCTGCATGTCGTTCCTCATCTCTGTCCAGGGCTGTACCGGTACAGTAGAACGGCACCTCTTGACCGGTCAAGAGATCGGCATGACGAGTGCCGGGCGCCGGAGCGGTAGCCTCGTGGGTCGTGGCCACCACCGACTTCCTTGCCGAGATCCGCGAGCTGCGCTCCACGCTGAGGTCGATCCAGGCCGTGAGCGACCCCACCGCGCTCGAGGCCCGGATCGCACTGCTGTCCGAGCAGGCGTCCGTCCCCAACCTTTGGGACGACCCCGACGCCGCCCAGAAGGTGACGAGCGCCCTGTCGCAGACGCAGGCCGAGCTCGACCGCGTCAACCGTCTCGGGGCGCGCATCGACGACCTCGAGACGCTCGTCGAGATGGCCGCCGAGGAGGACGACGAGGAGACCCTGGCCGAGGCCGAGGCCGAGCTCGTCGGCATCCGCAGGGACCTGGGCGAGCTCGAGGTGCGCACGCTCCTGGCCGGTCCGTACGACCAGCGTGACGCGGTCGTCACGATCCGCGCCGGCGCCGGCGGCGTGGACGCCGCCGACTTCGCCGAGATGCTGCTGCGGATGTACCTGCGCTGGGCCGAGCGCCACGGCTACCCCACGACGGTGCTCGACACCTCCTACGCGGAGGAGGCCGGGCTCAAGAGCGCGACGTTCGAGGTCAAGACGCCCTACGCGTTCGGGCACCTGTCGGTCGAGGCCGGCACGCACCGTCTCGTGCGGATCTCGCCCTTCGACAACCAGGGCCGCCGCCAGACGTCGTTCGCGGCCGTCGAGGTGATCCCCCTCATCGAGCAGACGGACTCCGTGGAGATCCCCGAGTCGGAGATCAAGGTCGACGTGTTCCGCTCGTCGGGGCCCGGCGGGCAGTCGGTCAACACCACGGACTCCGCCGTGCGCATGACGCACATCCCGACCGGGATCGTCGTGTCGATGCAGAACGAGAAGTCCCAGATCCAGAACCGTGCCGCCGCGCTGCGC contains:
- a CDS encoding pilus assembly protein TadG-related protein; translated protein: MARRRDDDGQVMILSLGFAVLAILLVLVVTAATGVHLDRKRLLALADLAALSAADEVSTRYFAGPQERGPGGVPLTDETVRAAVEKYVRDHPEPAAAWDGVRVLEATTPDGRSAVVRLGAMTRPPVMTWVLAPWTDGVLLEVEASARAS
- a CDS encoding universal stress protein; its protein translation is MGTHVVVGYDGSAEGVAAVRWAAREAARLDAPLQVVHVWGLSGQLDLPPLGTASAYVRAGAQEVADEGGTVALEAAPGLDVSVVLADGPPAQALVDRAAGATYLVVGRQGAGRLSGILMGSVALGTVQHAGCPVVVVPRTQVEPLSTGRVVVGVDGSSAALGAVVAAARHAVVTGDRLVVVTAWRSPVHGRALASWLREQPDVAPDDLARDAARRAQEPAVALLAEQFPGLEVEPVVEEGPAAHVLAQHAERADLLVVGTRGRGGIAGLVLGSVSQWLVARAACPVLVSRVGVDTGPGERARS
- a CDS encoding LacI family DNA-binding transcriptional regulator encodes the protein MTLQTVADAVGVSRMTVSNAFSRPDQLSAALRARILDAAADLGYVGPDPTARALARRSTGAVGVVLTDSLGEAFRDPAASAFFGALAEELAPAGLTVSLIPAQSVGGHLHARDLPVDAAVVYGCAGETEAVDWLARRRLPLVFVDQAPLPGSPGVVLDDAGGGRLAVEHLLALGHRDIAVLTMDPTRTAPGWRTAPLSDNPNHVARERARGAVAAVEAAGLTARVYDVVDNHPQDVDPGVRDLLGGSDAPTGVVCFSDLMGASLVRAAQATGRTVPDDLSVVGFDDSFLAGSVTPALTTMRQDFVAKGHAAARALADAMARARGEDDAGRPRTVMIPVELVVRGSTGPAPR
- the prfB gene encoding peptide chain release factor 2, coding for MATTDFLAEIRELRSTLRSIQAVSDPTALEARIALLSEQASVPNLWDDPDAAQKVTSALSQTQAELDRVNRLGARIDDLETLVEMAAEEDDEETLAEAEAELVGIRRDLGELEVRTLLAGPYDQRDAVVTIRAGAGGVDAADFAEMLLRMYLRWAERHGYPTTVLDTSYAEEAGLKSATFEVKTPYAFGHLSVEAGTHRLVRISPFDNQGRRQTSFAAVEVIPLIEQTDSVEIPESEIKVDVFRSSGPGGQSVNTTDSAVRMTHIPTGIVVSMQNEKSQIQNRAAALRVLQSRLLLRRQEEERAAKKEMAGDVKASWGDQMRSYVLQPYQMVKDLRTEHEVGNPAAVFDGDIDDFIEAGIRWRRAQQGSDA